A genomic window from Providencia alcalifaciens includes:
- the ptrA gene encoding pitrilysin, with product MLRLSKHIAHLFLLSLLFIGSAIAAQPLWQVLPETINKSVSDPREYKAIKLNNDMTVLLVSDPKATKSLAAVSLPVGSIENPNSQLGLAHYLEHMVLMGSKKYPEPSSFSEFLQKHGGSHNASTAPHRTAYYFEVENGALEAATDRLADALAEPLLDPVNADKERNAVNAELTMARARDGMRIWQIRSETLNPAHPNSRFAGGNLETLKDKPNSKLQDELVGFYKRYYSANLMNGVLYGDQSIEQLAKIANETFGRIPNFNASVPEVTIPAVTDKEKGIVIHYVPSQPQKALQIEFSIKNNMADFRSKSDEYIGYLIGNRSPGTLSDWLISQGLAEGISASASPNADRNYGSFSIYVTLTDKGLAERNQVIAAIFSYIDLIKNQGVNQDYFDEIAKVLNLSFRYGSIVRDMNYIEWLSDQMITMPVNHVLDSDYVADKYNPTAIKQRLSELTAKNARIWFISPNEPSNKKAYFVDAPYQVDKISQKQFTEWADLESKMTFKLPKLNPYIPDNLSLIKTDKAYKHPEMVYQEGNTRVLYMPSQYFADEPKASITLDLRYNDQDETAKSQVVGSLLQYISSLKMDELQYQASVAGMSVSVSQGVGLQLNASGYTQHLSELFLSMTKQYLSFEPTERELIQAKSWYKEQIEVANNAKAYELAMQPLQRLNSVPYFEQEQRLAALDAITLKDITNYRKSIVEGAALQALVVGNITQQQSIQTIQDVSKLLKSKGKNWWIGDIVVVNKTYLANFHKQGNSSDNALAELFIPDGYDRIDGAVLSGILSKIVQPWFYDQLRTNEQLGYAVFAFKVGLGDQWGIGFLLQSNVKTPNYLNTRYQDFYQVTLDKLKKLPSAEFVQYKQSIITEMKQPPQTFYEEVGRYGSDFSRNIFSFDSRDKVLSRLETATQAEVIAYYENAVLKHQGLVMASQVIGQGVDATSGYAKLKNWVLYPQASDLQKMLPIKENVE from the coding sequence ATGTTACGATTATCGAAACATATCGCTCATTTATTCTTGTTATCACTACTATTTATAGGTAGTGCTATTGCTGCGCAGCCACTTTGGCAAGTTTTACCAGAGACTATCAATAAAAGCGTCAGTGACCCGCGAGAATATAAAGCTATCAAACTCAATAATGATATGACGGTTTTACTGGTTTCAGACCCTAAAGCGACTAAGTCGTTAGCGGCAGTTTCATTACCGGTAGGGAGTATTGAGAACCCGAATAGCCAGTTAGGGCTTGCTCATTATTTAGAACACATGGTGTTAATGGGCTCTAAAAAATACCCTGAGCCAAGTAGCTTCTCTGAGTTTTTACAAAAACATGGAGGAAGCCATAATGCCAGCACGGCACCTCATCGCACGGCCTATTATTTTGAAGTTGAAAATGGGGCGCTTGAGGCTGCCACGGATAGACTCGCGGATGCGCTCGCTGAGCCGTTACTTGACCCCGTAAATGCAGATAAAGAACGTAATGCTGTCAATGCTGAACTCACCATGGCTCGTGCTCGTGATGGTATGCGTATTTGGCAAATTCGTTCTGAAACGCTAAATCCAGCTCATCCAAACTCTCGCTTTGCGGGGGGAAATCTGGAAACGTTGAAAGACAAACCCAATAGCAAACTCCAAGATGAGTTAGTGGGTTTCTACAAACGTTATTACTCAGCAAACTTGATGAATGGCGTGTTGTATGGCGACCAATCTATTGAACAATTAGCGAAAATTGCCAATGAAACCTTTGGTCGTATTCCTAATTTTAATGCTTCAGTACCAGAGGTTACGATCCCCGCAGTGACTGATAAAGAAAAGGGGATAGTGATCCACTATGTTCCCTCTCAGCCACAAAAAGCACTGCAAATCGAATTTAGCATCAAAAATAATATGGCCGATTTTCGTAGTAAGAGTGATGAATACATCGGCTACTTAATTGGAAATCGTAGTCCGGGAACGTTATCTGATTGGCTTATTTCTCAAGGATTAGCAGAAGGCATCAGCGCATCAGCCTCGCCAAATGCAGATCGTAATTATGGTTCATTCTCTATCTATGTCACGTTAACAGATAAGGGGCTAGCGGAACGTAATCAAGTTATCGCGGCTATTTTTTCTTATATTGATTTAATTAAAAATCAAGGTGTTAACCAGGATTATTTTGATGAAATAGCCAAGGTGCTTAATTTATCATTTCGTTATGGCTCCATTGTCAGAGACATGAACTATATCGAATGGCTTTCTGACCAAATGATCACTATGCCTGTTAATCACGTTCTGGATTCTGATTATGTTGCGGATAAATATAATCCTACGGCGATAAAACAGAGACTTTCTGAATTGACAGCGAAAAATGCACGTATTTGGTTTATTAGTCCGAATGAACCAAGTAATAAAAAAGCTTACTTTGTCGATGCGCCTTACCAAGTCGATAAAATCAGTCAAAAGCAGTTCACAGAATGGGCTGATTTAGAGTCAAAAATGACCTTTAAATTGCCAAAGTTAAACCCTTATATTCCCGATAACTTATCACTGATTAAAACGGATAAAGCGTATAAACACCCTGAAATGGTTTATCAGGAAGGGAATACGCGTGTGTTGTATATGCCAAGTCAGTATTTTGCTGATGAGCCGAAGGCGAGTATTACGTTAGATCTACGTTATAACGATCAAGATGAAACAGCAAAATCCCAAGTAGTAGGTTCTTTATTGCAATATATTTCATCGTTAAAAATGGATGAATTACAGTATCAAGCCTCCGTGGCTGGGATGTCCGTCTCCGTCTCCCAAGGGGTTGGACTACAGCTAAATGCGAGCGGTTATACTCAGCATTTATCAGAGCTTTTTTTATCGATGACCAAGCAGTATTTAAGTTTTGAGCCAACAGAAAGAGAGTTGATTCAGGCAAAATCTTGGTACAAAGAACAAATCGAAGTGGCAAACAATGCGAAAGCATACGAGCTAGCCATGCAGCCATTGCAGCGCCTTAACAGCGTTCCTTATTTTGAACAGGAGCAACGATTAGCCGCTTTAGACGCTATCACTTTGAAGGATATTACTAACTATCGTAAGTCCATCGTTGAAGGTGCCGCCTTACAAGCATTAGTTGTGGGTAACATTACTCAGCAGCAAAGTATTCAAACTATCCAAGACGTCAGTAAGCTGTTAAAGAGCAAAGGTAAAAATTGGTGGATTGGTGACATCGTTGTGGTGAATAAAACCTATCTGGCAAATTTCCATAAGCAAGGTAATAGCAGTGATAACGCATTGGCTGAGTTATTTATTCCTGATGGTTACGACCGTATCGATGGTGCGGTTCTGTCCGGTATTTTATCTAAAATTGTTCAGCCGTGGTTTTACGACCAATTACGGACCAATGAACAACTAGGTTATGCTGTATTTGCGTTCAAAGTGGGGCTTGGTGATCAGTGGGGTATTGGTTTCTTACTGCAAAGTAATGTCAAAACACCAAATTATCTCAATACTCGCTATCAAGACTTCTATCAGGTTACTTTGGATAAGCTGAAAAAATTGCCTTCTGCTGAGTTTGTACAATATAAACAGTCCATTATTACGGAAATGAAACAGCCTCCACAAACATTCTATGAAGAAGTAGGACGTTATGGTTCCGATTTTTCTCGTAATATTTTCAGTTTTGACTCTCGAGATAAAGTGTTATCGAGATTGGAGACCGCCACTCAAGCTGAAGTGATTGCTTATTATGAAAATGCGGTTTTAAAACACCAAGGTTTAGTTATGGCATCTCAAGTTATTGGGCAGGGTGTTGATGCAACATCAGGGTATGCAAAACTGAAAAATTGGGTGTTGTACCCGCAAGCGTCAGATCTTCAGAAGATGTTACCTATCAAGGAAAATGTTGAGTGA
- the recD gene encoding exodeoxyribonuclease V subunit alpha, whose translation MKALFNQAIEARIFTPLDVQFAYNIANEDNPILLLVAALLSAETMSGHVCLSLDDIRPDVLFMGRHPEFTAQLWHMIGEPNQATIRAALLSSESVCEVGGKSVAPLLLSGDFLYFQRMWQYEQRVAHFFSETELPDVNNTKTVNNAKIQPILTELFPESTQIDWQKVAAAVALTSRVSVISGGPGTGKTTTVAKILAALIKLGHQQQHRLRIELAAPTGKAAARLTESLGGAMKQLPLNDDERELLPSQAKTLHRLLGAQPESQQFRYHRDNPLALDILIVDEASMVDLPMMGKLIEALPNSAKLIFLGDKDQLASVEAGAVLGDICRFANKGYSPDRAAQLERLAGCSLSEFTSNNGPAIRDSLCLLRHSYRFSADSGIGQLAFAVNTGNVKRVDDILAQSFTDIHNFIPSTTPDNDAEAEISESYANMLLDSVGFYQHYLLAVKAREKPADVLHKFNQYRLLAALREGAYGVSGLNDKLEKLLHRQGLITKPYNLKHKHYVGRPIMISRNDSALGLFNGDIGIILLDEERQMRAYFQFPDGTIRGIQPNRLPAHETAYVMTVHKSQGSEFTHTALVLPYVYSPVITRELVYTAMTRAKNELSLYGSKKVLRRAIETPTKRRSGLALQFEHYSLSTTV comes from the coding sequence ATGAAGGCGTTATTTAATCAAGCTATTGAAGCGCGGATATTCACGCCTCTTGATGTGCAGTTTGCCTATAACATTGCGAATGAAGATAACCCGATTTTATTGTTAGTGGCTGCCTTGCTCAGCGCAGAAACTATGTCTGGGCATGTTTGCTTATCGTTGGATGATATTCGCCCAGACGTATTATTTATGGGAAGACACCCTGAGTTTACGGCGCAATTATGGCACATGATTGGGGAGCCAAATCAAGCCACTATCAGAGCGGCGTTATTATCGAGCGAATCCGTGTGTGAAGTTGGGGGAAAGTCTGTTGCTCCATTGCTGCTATCAGGTGATTTTCTTTATTTCCAGCGTATGTGGCAATACGAGCAGCGCGTTGCTCACTTCTTTTCAGAGACTGAATTACCTGATGTTAATAATACTAAAACAGTTAATAATGCTAAAATTCAGCCGATTTTAACGGAGCTGTTCCCTGAATCAACGCAGATAGATTGGCAGAAAGTTGCCGCTGCTGTTGCGTTAACGAGCCGAGTCTCGGTTATTTCTGGGGGGCCTGGAACGGGTAAAACGACAACGGTAGCGAAAATTTTAGCGGCGCTGATTAAGTTAGGTCATCAACAGCAACATCGTTTGCGTATTGAATTAGCCGCCCCAACAGGTAAAGCCGCTGCGCGTTTAACCGAGTCATTGGGGGGTGCGATGAAACAGCTACCGTTAAATGACGATGAACGTGAATTACTCCCTTCTCAAGCCAAAACGTTACATCGACTATTGGGGGCTCAACCTGAAAGCCAGCAGTTTCGTTATCATCGTGATAACCCACTGGCGCTGGATATCTTGATTGTCGATGAAGCCTCAATGGTAGATTTGCCCATGATGGGGAAGCTCATTGAAGCACTGCCTAACTCCGCTAAACTGATATTTTTAGGCGATAAAGATCAACTCGCTTCTGTTGAGGCAGGGGCTGTTTTAGGTGATATCTGCCGTTTCGCGAATAAAGGCTATAGCCCTGATCGAGCCGCTCAGTTGGAGCGACTGGCTGGATGCTCATTAAGTGAATTCACCTCAAATAATGGGCCAGCTATCCGTGATAGCTTATGCCTATTAAGACACAGTTACCGTTTTTCTGCCGATTCAGGGATTGGTCAGCTAGCTTTCGCCGTCAATACAGGGAATGTGAAGCGAGTGGATGATATTCTTGCACAGAGTTTCACCGATATTCATAACTTTATCCCTAGCACTACGCCAGATAACGATGCCGAAGCCGAAATTAGCGAAAGTTACGCTAATATGTTATTAGATTCGGTCGGGTTCTATCAGCACTATTTATTAGCCGTTAAAGCGAGGGAAAAACCTGCCGATGTCCTACATAAATTTAATCAATACCGTCTACTTGCCGCATTGAGGGAAGGGGCTTACGGGGTTTCAGGTCTAAATGACAAACTTGAAAAATTACTTCATCGCCAAGGGTTAATTACAAAACCATATAACTTGAAGCATAAGCACTATGTTGGAAGACCGATTATGATCAGCCGCAATGACAGTGCACTAGGCCTCTTTAATGGTGATATTGGTATTATCTTGTTAGATGAAGAGCGGCAGATGAGAGCCTATTTCCAATTTCCTGATGGCACCATTCGCGGGATCCAACCCAATCGGCTGCCAGCACATGAAACGGCGTACGTGATGACTGTTCATAAATCTCAAGGTTCGGAGTTTACTCATACCGCCTTGGTTTTACCTTATGTATATTCGCCAGTGATTACCCGAGAGCTCGTCTATACCGCGATGACACGAGCTAAGAACGAACTTTCATTGTATGGCAGTAAAAAAGTGTTACGCCGTGCAATAGAAACCCCCACTAAACGCCGTAGTGGCTTAGCGTTACAGTTTGAGCACTACAGTTTGAGCACTACAGTTTGA
- the recB gene encoding exodeoxyribonuclease V subunit beta: MNKVQMSSQLLDAYKLPLRGQRLIEASAGTGKTYTIGILYLRLLLGLGNENAFPRPLSVEEILVVTFTEAATNELRGRIRERIHKMRLACLRNGLGFESEPEYLTLLTELPSEEQRVFAANWLLAAERQMDEAAIYTIHGFCQRMLAHNAFESGILFEQTMIQDEFPIQKQACADFWRRHFYPLDYSMTKVVHTEWNGPEALLNDIKPFLQGDIPAIINQPELPETLEERHQRLIGLIQNLKDLWAKNVTDFEKLISDSDVDKRSYSTRYLPTWLEKITEWAEKSTDDYQLPRDILERFAQSRLDEKSKSGSGPSHAVFRLVDELLDQALTIKDLIIPQAINEVRQTIAHEKQTRGELGFDDLLTRLDSALHQDGGALLAEAIARRFPVAMIDEFQDTDPQQYRIFQRIYQETDDTALLFIGDPKQAIYAFRGADIFTYIAAKKQVSAHYTLETNYRSSQSMVEAVNQVFHHAEKPFIFEQIPFQSVNFAAHNSRKKLIHDGKEVKALTFWQQQAEAVSVSEYEQVLAQQCAAQIGQYLAGGLQGSTYFENQQQQTPVEASDITVLVRSRREAILIRDALNQLNIPSVFQSNRESVFATQEAKEILWLLLAVLTPEKERVLRSALATGLLGLTAEDIDNLNYDEKAWENLVDEFAHYAVIWRKRGVLPMLRGIMSKRHIAETLLSGSEGERRLMDLMHIGELLQEMSLQLEGEHTLTRWLAQQIAHPDHQSDAQQMRLESDRHLVQISTIHKSKGLEYKIVWLPFASNFLPQSKGLFHDRDDYITKLDLDDSKEYVELADEERLAEDLRLLYVALTRAIYHCSVGVAPLIKGNRKKAGNTDLHLSALGYLLQKGQEGDSVLLSSMLDALSNDVIDVQSIDPPEMVRLNLTKETCDELSARAVSRHFDDSWRVTSYSGLSYSTSHGEEDQTLSAEQFANSLAPKMDIEVSHDVETQEIQENPLTPHQFPKGAAPGTFLHSLMEEIDFSGDISSEWLEEKLQVAGFDTQWVPMLQGWLNAILNVPLSDDGLCLSALPAQDRLDEMQFYLPIDSLLNAKEVDRVTHKYDPLSKHCPPLNFEQVQGILKGFIDLTFCWKGKFYLLDYKSNYLGEDASYYTQEAMAEAMIDHRYDLQYQLYSLALHRFLRQRMPNYDYETHFGGVYYLFLRGTERIDSQNGIFFYRPTVEFISEFDALFHDAQSKEPQ, encoded by the coding sequence GTGAATAAGGTGCAGATGAGTTCCCAATTGTTAGATGCTTATAAACTTCCGTTACGTGGACAGCGGTTAATTGAGGCATCGGCTGGTACAGGCAAAACCTATACGATAGGGATCCTCTATCTGCGTCTATTATTAGGTTTAGGGAATGAAAATGCATTCCCTCGACCTTTAAGTGTTGAAGAAATTCTGGTTGTGACCTTTACTGAAGCGGCGACCAATGAATTACGAGGGCGTATCCGTGAGCGTATTCATAAGATGCGTTTGGCGTGTTTACGTAATGGCTTGGGATTCGAATCGGAGCCAGAATATCTCACACTATTAACGGAATTACCGAGCGAAGAACAACGCGTTTTTGCGGCGAATTGGCTATTAGCCGCTGAGCGTCAAATGGATGAAGCCGCTATTTACACCATTCATGGTTTTTGCCAACGAATGTTAGCGCACAATGCGTTTGAATCAGGCATTTTGTTTGAACAAACCATGATCCAAGATGAATTTCCTATCCAGAAACAAGCATGTGCGGATTTTTGGCGTCGTCATTTTTATCCTCTGGATTATTCGATGACCAAAGTGGTTCATACAGAGTGGAATGGACCTGAAGCACTATTGAACGATATTAAGCCGTTCTTGCAAGGGGATATTCCCGCCATTATCAATCAGCCGGAATTACCTGAAACTCTTGAAGAACGTCATCAACGTTTGATTGGTTTAATTCAGAATTTAAAAGATCTATGGGCAAAAAACGTCACTGATTTCGAAAAGCTCATCTCTGATTCTGATGTAGACAAACGTAGCTACAGCACACGTTATTTACCTACATGGTTAGAAAAAATAACCGAATGGGCAGAGAAAAGCACCGATGATTATCAACTGCCGAGAGATATTTTAGAGCGTTTTGCGCAATCTCGATTAGATGAAAAATCCAAAAGCGGTTCAGGACCTTCTCATGCAGTCTTTAGATTAGTTGATGAATTGCTCGACCAAGCGCTGACGATTAAAGATTTGATTATTCCTCAGGCGATTAATGAAGTACGCCAGACTATTGCTCATGAGAAGCAAACGCGCGGTGAGTTAGGTTTTGATGATTTACTGACTCGCTTAGATAGTGCGTTACATCAAGATGGTGGGGCATTGCTTGCTGAAGCAATTGCTAGACGTTTCCCAGTTGCGATGATTGATGAGTTTCAAGATACTGACCCGCAGCAATATCGTATTTTTCAGCGTATTTATCAGGAAACTGACGATACTGCATTGCTGTTTATCGGAGACCCGAAACAAGCCATTTATGCATTCCGTGGTGCGGATATCTTCACGTATATTGCGGCGAAAAAGCAAGTTAGTGCTCACTATACGTTGGAGACAAACTATCGCTCATCCCAGAGTATGGTTGAAGCAGTAAATCAGGTTTTTCATCATGCTGAAAAACCATTTATTTTTGAACAAATTCCATTTCAAAGCGTTAATTTTGCGGCTCATAATAGCCGCAAAAAGCTGATCCATGATGGGAAAGAAGTGAAAGCGCTCACTTTCTGGCAGCAGCAAGCTGAAGCGGTCTCTGTTTCGGAATATGAACAAGTCCTTGCACAGCAATGTGCGGCGCAAATAGGACAATATCTTGCTGGTGGTCTGCAAGGTTCTACCTACTTTGAAAATCAACAACAGCAAACGCCTGTAGAAGCCTCGGATATTACCGTATTAGTTCGGAGCCGTCGTGAGGCGATATTGATCCGTGATGCACTCAATCAACTTAATATCCCATCAGTGTTCCAATCAAATCGAGAAAGTGTATTTGCGACCCAAGAAGCTAAAGAAATTCTCTGGCTATTATTGGCAGTATTAACACCAGAAAAAGAACGGGTGTTGCGCAGTGCCTTAGCAACGGGATTATTGGGCTTAACAGCAGAAGATATTGATAACCTAAATTACGATGAAAAAGCTTGGGAAAATCTAGTTGATGAGTTTGCTCACTATGCTGTAATTTGGCGTAAACGCGGTGTTTTACCTATGTTACGTGGGATTATGTCTAAGCGGCATATCGCTGAAACCTTGTTATCGGGCTCTGAAGGTGAGCGCCGTTTGATGGATCTCATGCATATTGGTGAACTTCTGCAAGAGATGTCTCTCCAACTTGAAGGTGAGCACACACTAACCCGTTGGTTAGCCCAACAGATTGCTCACCCAGACCATCAATCAGACGCACAACAGATGCGTCTTGAAAGTGATAGACATTTGGTGCAAATCAGCACCATACACAAGTCCAAAGGGCTAGAATATAAAATTGTCTGGTTGCCGTTTGCGAGTAACTTTTTACCTCAATCAAAAGGCCTGTTTCATGACCGAGATGATTACATTACGAAACTCGACCTTGATGATTCAAAAGAGTATGTCGAATTAGCGGATGAAGAACGCTTAGCCGAGGATTTACGCTTATTGTATGTGGCACTCACTCGCGCTATTTATCACTGTAGTGTCGGAGTCGCACCGCTTATCAAAGGCAACCGTAAAAAAGCAGGCAATACGGATTTACATCTATCCGCACTGGGATATTTGCTGCAAAAAGGGCAAGAAGGTGACAGTGTTTTACTCAGCAGCATGCTCGATGCACTCAGTAATGATGTGATTGATGTACAATCGATTGATCCCCCTGAAATGGTGAGGCTGAATCTAACCAAAGAGACTTGTGACGAGTTATCCGCTAGAGCAGTTTCTCGACATTTTGATGATAGCTGGCGTGTAACAAGCTATTCAGGTCTGAGTTATAGCACATCCCATGGAGAAGAAGATCAAACCTTATCGGCTGAGCAATTTGCTAACTCATTAGCCCCTAAGATGGATATTGAAGTCAGCCATGATGTAGAAACACAAGAAATACAAGAAAACCCACTGACCCCCCATCAGTTTCCTAAAGGTGCTGCGCCCGGTACATTTTTACATAGCTTAATGGAAGAAATTGATTTTTCAGGTGACATTTCATCCGAATGGCTAGAAGAAAAACTACAAGTAGCAGGCTTTGATACTCAATGGGTTCCGATGTTACAAGGTTGGTTGAATGCCATTCTTAATGTACCGCTATCCGATGATGGGCTCTGTTTGTCGGCTCTTCCTGCTCAAGATAGACTGGATGAAATGCAGTTCTATTTACCGATTGATAGCTTGCTCAATGCAAAAGAGGTTGATCGCGTTACTCACAAGTATGACCCTCTATCAAAACATTGTCCTCCGCTTAATTTTGAGCAGGTACAAGGTATTTTAAAAGGCTTTATTGACTTAACCTTCTGTTGGAAAGGTAAATTTTATTTATTGGATTATAAGTCCAACTATTTAGGTGAAGATGCCTCTTATTATACTCAAGAGGCAATGGCTGAAGCGATGATTGACCATCGATATGATCTGCAATATCAGCTCTATTCGCTGGCATTACACCGTTTTTTACGACAGAGGATGCCAAATTACGATTATGAGACTCATTTTGGTGGTGTTTATTATCTCTTTTTACGAGGAACAGAACGCATAGATTCTCAAAATGGCATCTTCTTTTATCGACCAACAGTTGAATTTATCAGTGAATTTGATGCGCTATTTCATGATGCTCAATCTAAGGAGCCACAATGA